The window TGACGGATATCCGCCACGGCCTGTGCCAGCGCATCGTCGTTGCGCGCCACCAAGAGCACCTTCGCGCCAGCCGAGGATGCCATGCGTGCGGTGGCCAGGCCGATGCCGGACGACGCGCCGGTGATGACCATGACCTGCTGGTTCAGGGGTTTCTGCCGGATCATGCCGCCATCCCCGGCTTGAGCACGATCTTGGTATATTCATTCTGTTCGTCGCGGAAATGGCGATAGCCGTCCGCTGCCTGTTCGAGCGGCAGGCGGTGCGAGATCAGGAAGGTCGTGTCGATCACTCCATCCGAGATCATCGCCAGCAGGTCGCCCATATATTTCTGCACATGGGTCTGACCGGTCCTGAGCGTGACGCCCTTTTCCATCACCGCGCCGATCGGGAACTTGTCGGTCAGGCCGCCATAGACGCCAGGGACCGAAATCCGTCCGCCCTTGCGTACCGACAGGATCGCCTGTTTCAACGCCGAGGTCCGGTCCGCCCCGATACCGATGGTCTGTTTGGCGATATCGATCATGTTGTCGATGGCGAAGCCGTGCGCCTCCATCCCGACCGCGTCGATCACCGCATCCGGCCCAACGCCGCCGGTCATCTCGGCAAGTGCTTCGCGCACACGGGTTTCGCGGAAGTTGATGATGTCGCAGCCAAGGCCGCGCGCCAGTTCGAGCCGGCGGGGATAATGATCGATTACGATGACGCGTTCCGCACCCATGATGCGGGCACTTTGAGCGGCAAACAGGCCGACCGGTCCCGCGCCCCAGACGGCAACGGTATCGCCCGGCTCGATCGCGGCGTTTTCCGCCGCCATCCAGCCGGTGGGAAGGATGTCGGACAGGAAAAGCACCCTGTCGTCGTCCAGCCCGTCATCCTCGATAACGATGGGTCCGACATCGCTGAACGGGACACGGACATATTCCGCCTGTCCGCCCGGATAGCCGCCGGTCAGGTGCGAATAACCGAAGATCCCGGTCATCGGATAGCCGTAGATGGTTTCGCCCATTTCCTGGGTTTCGACCGGATTGGAATTGTCGCAGGCGCTGAATTGCTGCTTGCCGCAGAAATAGCAGCTGCCGCAGGAGATGGTGAACGGCACCACCACGCGCTGGCCGCGCTTCAATGTCGAGCCTGGGCCAGTTTCTTCGACGATGCCCATGAATTCGTGGCCCAGAATGTCGCCCGGCCGGGTGCCGGGGATCACGCCGTCGAACAGGTGCAGGTCGGATCCGCAGATCGCCGTACTTGTCACCTTGATGATCGCATCGCGGGGATTGACGATCATGGGGTCCGGAACCGTGTCGACGCTGACATTCTTGGTTCCGTGAAAGCAAAGGGCGCGCATCAGACCGTCTCCTCATGATCAAGGCGGTTCCTGGCGGTGGCAACCTCACCGGTTTCCATCAGCATCTTGAACCGCCGCAGGTCGCGGCGCGACTGGATCGCCGGTTCGCGCTGGAGCAGGCTGGCCACAGCCTGTCCGACCACCCCGAGCGGCGGCTGATAGGCGATGACCAGT of the Sphingomonas sp. BGYR3 genome contains:
- a CDS encoding zinc-dependent alcohol dehydrogenase, giving the protein MRALCFHGTKNVSVDTVPDPMIVNPRDAIIKVTSTAICGSDLHLFDGVIPGTRPGDILGHEFMGIVEETGPGSTLKRGQRVVVPFTISCGSCYFCGKQQFSACDNSNPVETQEMGETIYGYPMTGIFGYSHLTGGYPGGQAEYVRVPFSDVGPIVIEDDGLDDDRVLFLSDILPTGWMAAENAAIEPGDTVAVWGAGPVGLFAAQSARIMGAERVIVIDHYPRRLELARGLGCDIINFRETRVREALAEMTGGVGPDAVIDAVGMEAHGFAIDNMIDIAKQTIGIGADRTSALKQAILSVRKGGRISVPGVYGGLTDKFPIGAVMEKGVTLRTGQTHVQKYMGDLLAMISDGVIDTTFLISHRLPLEQAADGYRHFRDEQNEYTKIVLKPGMAA